The following are encoded together in the Juglans microcarpa x Juglans regia isolate MS1-56 chromosome 2D, Jm3101_v1.0, whole genome shotgun sequence genome:
- the LOC121250382 gene encoding EIN3-binding F-box protein 2-like, whose amino-acid sequence MDNMLCDELLEEIFQRLPPSPSYSLSVSLVSKRWLYLYRNCTTSLSLRLTPHNSTIPSFSSLLSHYPSLLSLSLLLSSEPAATAAAFSDLLLLAVSTFCSKLHNLRFLAGPVSLSSLNSLSSTCIHLTSLCINLSRPILFTWVMKFPALKELSVFVCSGEGLLREIEFAWEYGSWENEDFDAELGLENLCLSGIRADDWGLSWLWRSCKRLKKLQLRNCGGVGDGGSFSSFVRCLQGLEEVELRTCRSIVDGVLLKLAKNCNSLSSLLVYDGGSREGLLRFISQCRCNLQKLDLRLPLDLNNEHLSAVALNFRGLLSIRLQSCCLVTGEGLKALGVAMSSGLEELALINCDVVEREPGLLATLGQNLRQLRKLDLSFNEMLFDKEFISMLASCNDILDLRLRGCKGLTNAAMVSMFKSCKSLKNVDIMHCCGIEAEAVELFVLNSPQLRRMQVEESKLSDVARTWASTKFIEVIV is encoded by the coding sequence ATGGACAACATGCTATGCGACGAGCTCCTTGAAGAAATCTTTCAGAGACTTCCACCATCACCCTCTTATTCACTGTCAGTCTCTTTGGTGTCCAAGCGCTGGCTTTATCTCTACCGCAACTGCAcgacctccctctctctccgtcttaCCCCACACAATTCCACAATCCCCTCCTTTTCCTCCCTCCTCTCCCACTACCCTTCTCTTctgtccctctctctcctcctctcctctGAACCCGCAGCCACAGCCGCCGCTTTCTCTGACCTCCTCCTCCTCGCAGTCTCTACTTTTTGTTCCAAGCTTCATAATTTAAGGTTCTTGGCGGGCCCggtctctctttcttccttgaATTCTCTCTCTTCAACCTGTATCCACCTTACCTCGCTCTGTATCAATCTCTCTAGGCCTATCCTTTTCACTTGGGTTATGAAATTTCCTGCTTTAAAGGAGTTATCAGTCTTCGTATGCTCTGGGGAAGGCCTATTACGAGAAATTGAGTTTGCTTGGGAATATGGGTCGTGGGAAAATGAGGATTTTGATGCGGAATTGGGCTTGGAGAATCTTTGTTTGTCTGGAATTCGAGCAGATGATTGGGGCTTGAGTTGGCTATGGAGAAGCTGCAAAAGGCTGAAGAAATTGCAGCTACGGAATTGTGGAGGTGTTGGAGACGGTGGCTCTTTTTCGTCCTTTGTTAGGTGCTTACAGGGTCTTGAAGAGGTGGAGCTCAGGACCTGTAGGAGTATTGTTGATGGGGTGCTGTTAAAATTGGCTAAGAATTGCAATTCTCTGAGTTCTCTTTTGGTTTATGATGGTGGTAGCAGAGAGGGTCTGCTGAGGTTCATTAGCCAGTGCAGGTGCAATTTGCAAAAACTCGATCTTCGATTACCACTCGACCTTAATAACGAGCACCTCTCGGCTGTTGCATTAAATTTCCGGGGTCTTTTGAGTATTAGGCTTCAAAGTTGTTGCCTTGTCACTGGTGAAGGCCTTAAGGCTCTTGGGGTTGCCATGAGTTCTGGGCTTGAAGAATTGGCATTGATAAATTGTGATGTTGTGGAACGAGAACCGGGGTTGCTTGCCACATTGGGGCAGAATCTGAGGCAATTGAGGAAGTTGGATTTGTCTTTTAATGAAATGTTATTTGATAAGGAGTTTATTTCAATGCTAGCTTCGTGTAATGATATTCTTGATTTGAGGTTGAGAGGGTGCAAAGGGCTTACAAATGCAGCCATGGTCTCTATGTTTAAGAGTTGCAAGAGCTTAAAGAATGTTGATATTATGCACTGTTGTGGAATTGAGGCTGAGGCAGTGGAGCTATTTGTTCTGAATTCTCCACAATTGAGACGGATGCAGGTTGAGGAAAGCAAGCTTTCCGATGTTGCGAGGACATGGGCATCCACTAAGTTTATTGAGGTTATTGTTTAA
- the LOC121250152 gene encoding glycosylphosphatidylinositol anchor attachment 1 protein isoform X2: protein MAESEAEAPKAKPRPIVRLGIFLISHSCLFSVICCTAGVLTLLLLPVLAKNTYISENALMPGSANPMFSSQEVSEANRLVKSLTSLDSKPVGSGIESQRLIAEYMSDLGAEISYHKFYPRSNQFHPLHFFSYPDSGSARENVSCISHGLNTVGIIRAPRGDGKEAIVLVTPYNSLKVGLGEALSLGIAYSVFSLLTQVTWLAKDIIWLVADSRYGEYTAVDAWLRDYHMPVFSGLSALNAEICPVSNVRNELKENRATERKINDGFRRAGTMAAALVIKVTDGREHFEDSLSIYAEASNGQMPNLDLINIVNYLAVHRQGLRVKVEKMRSLINCRWLKILGEILQSLGHVAKSLNPQWKFGIPAADYVEGAATLASSLYYQALGVPTGPHGAFRDYEIDAITMEISSRVALNNKARKNDFLLRGGRLIEGVIRTVNNLLEKFHQSFFLYLLTSPSKFVSVGVYMIAFALLVASLPVVAASLYVDAYKVDPSFGIDKSTPQASATDELSITLRSCKWLNAAKKVFLVHLWGAVVSFLPYFICQIPSCTPTTSFVVWVLLSSFSLPILSLILGSSFSYGRASQLQKRDWTLLKSVTISAAFIGLCLMSVINFATAEIGALLVVPMCLMAQPLKLDIRSRSLRKFLRVACNLALGFLGFPPAGFFVLKGAFEGFGGITVGDFWNWLESIWSWSSATYLYIEREGIRVQSE from the exons ATGGCCGAGAGCGAGGCCGAGGCCCCCAAAGCGAAACCACGTCCAATCGTGCGCCTCGGGATCTTCCTCATCTCCCACAGCTGCCTctttag TGTGATTTGCTGCACAGCAGGGGTTTTGACTCTTCTGCTGCTTCCTGTTCTCGCCAAGAACACCTACATTTCCGAGAATGCCCTCATGCCAG GTTCTGCAAATCCCATGTTCTCTAGTCAGGAAGTGTCGGAGGCAAATAGACTGGTGAAGAGCTTAACCAGTTTGGATTCGAAACCTGTGGGCAGTGGCAT AGAAAGTCAAAGACTGATAGCTGAATATATGTCTGATCTGGGTGCTGAGATTAGCTATCACAAGTTCTACCCTCGTTCGAATCAATTTCATCCACTGCACTTTTTCTCTTATCCTGATTCTGGATCGGCTCGGGAGAACGTCAGTTGTATATCGCATGGTCTTAACACTGTTGGAATAATAAGAGCGCCGCGTGGTGATGGGAAAGAAGCCATTGTCTTGGTGACGCCTTACAATTCTTTAAAGGTTGGTCTGGGCGAGGCTTTATCACTGGGCATCGCATACTCAGTGTTCTCCTTGCTAACCCAAGTTACTTGGCTGGCTAAGGATATTATATGGCTTGTTGCGGATTCAAGATATGGAGAATACACTGCTGTCGATGCTTGGCTAAGAGATTATCACATGCCAGTATTTAGTGGATTAAGTGCTCTAAATGCTGAAATTTGTCCTGTGAGTAACGTTCGTAATGAACTGAAAGAGAACCGTGCCacagaaagaaagataaatgatGGTTTTAGACGTGCTGGGACTATGGCTGCAGCCCTTGTAATTAAGGTTACAGATGGAAGAGAACATTTTGAGGATAGTCTTAGCATCTATGCAGAAGCATCCAATGGACAGATGCCAAACCTAGACCTTATCAATATCGTCAACTATTTAGCAGTTCATAGGCAAGGTTTGCGAGTAAAGGTGGAGAAAATGCGGTCTTTAATTAATTGCAGATGGCTCAAGATTCTGGGTGAAATACTCCAATCACTAGGACATGTGGCTAAAAGCTTAAACCCACAGTGGAAGTTTGGTATTCCAGCTGCAGATTATGTTGAGGGCGCTGCTACGCTTGCAAGTTCGCTGTATTACCAG GCTTTGGGCGTTCCCACAGGTCCTCATGGTGCTTTTCGTGATTATGAGATAGATGCAATTACTATGGAAATTTCTTCCAGAGTTGCTTTGAATAACAAGGCAAGGAAAAATGACTTCCTTCTCCGAGGTGGCAG GTTAATTGAAGGAGTTATACGAACAGTAAACAACCTCCTCGAGAAGTTTCACCAGTCATTTTTCCTGTACCTTTTAACATCACCTAGTAAATTTGTGTCAGTTGGAGTCTACATGATTGCTTTTGCACTCCTTGTGGCATCACTGCCGGTGGTTGCAGCTTCTCTATATGTTGATGCTTATAAAGTGGATCCTAGTTTTGGAATCGACAAGTCCACTCCTCAAGCCAGTGCTACTGACGAACTTAGCATCACTCTGAGATCATGCAAATGGCTTAATGCTgcaaaaaaagtgtttttagtTCACTTATGGGGTGCTGTTGTTTCGTTCCTTCCATATTTCATCTGTCAAATACCCAGTTGCACTCCAACGACCAGCTTTGTAGTCTGGGTTTTGCTCTCAAGCTTCAGCCTGCCAATCTTGAGCTTGATTTTGGGTTCTTCATTTTCCTATGGCAGGGCCTCTCAACTGCAAAAAAGAGATTGGACTCTCCTGAAATCAGTGACTATCTCAGCTGCTTTCATTGGTCTGTGCCTCATGTCAGTCATCAACTTTGCTACTGCCGAAATTGGGGCTTTACTAGTGGTCCCAATGTGTTTGATGGCTCAACCTTTGAAGCTTGATATTAGATCTAGAAGCCTGAGAAAATTTTTGAGGGTGGCTTGCAATCTGGCTTTGGGTTTTCTTGGGTTTCCACCAGCCGGGTTTTTTGTGTTGAAAGGTGCATTTGAAGGTTTTGGAGGCATTACCGTTGGTGACTTCTGGAATTGGTTGGAGTCCATTTGGTCATGGAGCAGTGCGACTTACCTCTATATAG AAAGAGAAGGCATTCGCGTCCAAAGTGAATAA
- the LOC121250152 gene encoding glycosylphosphatidylinositol anchor attachment 1 protein isoform X4, whose protein sequence is MAESEAEAPKAKPRPIVRLGIFLISHSCLFSVICCTAGVLTLLLLPVLAKNTYISENALMPGSANPMFSSQEVSEANRLVKSLTSLDSKPVGSGIESQRLIAEYMSDLGAEISYHKFYPRSNQFHPLHFFSYPDSGSARENVSCISHGLNTVGIIRAPRGDGKEAIVLVTPYNSLKVGLGEALSLGIAYSVFSLLTQVTWLAKDIIWLVADSRYGEYTAVDAWLRDYHMPVFSGLSALNAEICPVSNVRNELKENRATERKINDGFRRAGTMAAALVIKVTDGREHFEDSLSIYAEASNGQMPNLDLINIVNYLAVHRQGLRVKVEKMRSLINCRWLKILGEILQSLGHVAKSLNPQWKFGIPAADYVEGAATLASSLYYQALGVPTGPHGAFRDYEIDAITMEISSRVALNNKARKNDFLLRGGRLIEGVIRTVNNLLEKFHQSFFLYLLTSPSKFVSVGVYMIAFALLVASLPVVAASLYVDAYKVDPSFGIDKSTPQASATDELSITLRSCKWLNAAKKVFLVHLWGAVVSFLPYFICQIPSCTPTTSFVVWVLLSSFSLPILSLILGSSFSYGRASQLQKRDWTLLKSVTISAAFIGLCLMSVINFATAEIGALLVVPMCLMAQPLKLDIRSRSLRKFLRVACNLALGFLGFPPAGFFVLKGAFEGFGGITVGDFWNWLESIWSWSSATYLYIGWFERTRS, encoded by the exons ATGGCCGAGAGCGAGGCCGAGGCCCCCAAAGCGAAACCACGTCCAATCGTGCGCCTCGGGATCTTCCTCATCTCCCACAGCTGCCTctttag TGTGATTTGCTGCACAGCAGGGGTTTTGACTCTTCTGCTGCTTCCTGTTCTCGCCAAGAACACCTACATTTCCGAGAATGCCCTCATGCCAG GTTCTGCAAATCCCATGTTCTCTAGTCAGGAAGTGTCGGAGGCAAATAGACTGGTGAAGAGCTTAACCAGTTTGGATTCGAAACCTGTGGGCAGTGGCAT AGAAAGTCAAAGACTGATAGCTGAATATATGTCTGATCTGGGTGCTGAGATTAGCTATCACAAGTTCTACCCTCGTTCGAATCAATTTCATCCACTGCACTTTTTCTCTTATCCTGATTCTGGATCGGCTCGGGAGAACGTCAGTTGTATATCGCATGGTCTTAACACTGTTGGAATAATAAGAGCGCCGCGTGGTGATGGGAAAGAAGCCATTGTCTTGGTGACGCCTTACAATTCTTTAAAGGTTGGTCTGGGCGAGGCTTTATCACTGGGCATCGCATACTCAGTGTTCTCCTTGCTAACCCAAGTTACTTGGCTGGCTAAGGATATTATATGGCTTGTTGCGGATTCAAGATATGGAGAATACACTGCTGTCGATGCTTGGCTAAGAGATTATCACATGCCAGTATTTAGTGGATTAAGTGCTCTAAATGCTGAAATTTGTCCTGTGAGTAACGTTCGTAATGAACTGAAAGAGAACCGTGCCacagaaagaaagataaatgatGGTTTTAGACGTGCTGGGACTATGGCTGCAGCCCTTGTAATTAAGGTTACAGATGGAAGAGAACATTTTGAGGATAGTCTTAGCATCTATGCAGAAGCATCCAATGGACAGATGCCAAACCTAGACCTTATCAATATCGTCAACTATTTAGCAGTTCATAGGCAAGGTTTGCGAGTAAAGGTGGAGAAAATGCGGTCTTTAATTAATTGCAGATGGCTCAAGATTCTGGGTGAAATACTCCAATCACTAGGACATGTGGCTAAAAGCTTAAACCCACAGTGGAAGTTTGGTATTCCAGCTGCAGATTATGTTGAGGGCGCTGCTACGCTTGCAAGTTCGCTGTATTACCAG GCTTTGGGCGTTCCCACAGGTCCTCATGGTGCTTTTCGTGATTATGAGATAGATGCAATTACTATGGAAATTTCTTCCAGAGTTGCTTTGAATAACAAGGCAAGGAAAAATGACTTCCTTCTCCGAGGTGGCAG GTTAATTGAAGGAGTTATACGAACAGTAAACAACCTCCTCGAGAAGTTTCACCAGTCATTTTTCCTGTACCTTTTAACATCACCTAGTAAATTTGTGTCAGTTGGAGTCTACATGATTGCTTTTGCACTCCTTGTGGCATCACTGCCGGTGGTTGCAGCTTCTCTATATGTTGATGCTTATAAAGTGGATCCTAGTTTTGGAATCGACAAGTCCACTCCTCAAGCCAGTGCTACTGACGAACTTAGCATCACTCTGAGATCATGCAAATGGCTTAATGCTgcaaaaaaagtgtttttagtTCACTTATGGGGTGCTGTTGTTTCGTTCCTTCCATATTTCATCTGTCAAATACCCAGTTGCACTCCAACGACCAGCTTTGTAGTCTGGGTTTTGCTCTCAAGCTTCAGCCTGCCAATCTTGAGCTTGATTTTGGGTTCTTCATTTTCCTATGGCAGGGCCTCTCAACTGCAAAAAAGAGATTGGACTCTCCTGAAATCAGTGACTATCTCAGCTGCTTTCATTGGTCTGTGCCTCATGTCAGTCATCAACTTTGCTACTGCCGAAATTGGGGCTTTACTAGTGGTCCCAATGTGTTTGATGGCTCAACCTTTGAAGCTTGATATTAGATCTAGAAGCCTGAGAAAATTTTTGAGGGTGGCTTGCAATCTGGCTTTGGGTTTTCTTGGGTTTCCACCAGCCGGGTTTTTTGTGTTGAAAGGTGCATTTGAAGGTTTTGGAGGCATTACCGTTGGTGACTTCTGGAATTGGTTGGAGTCCATTTGGTCATGGAGCAGTGCGACTTACCTCTATATAG GCTGGTTCGAGAGAACTAGGTCATAG
- the LOC121250152 gene encoding glycosylphosphatidylinositol anchor attachment 1 protein isoform X3: protein MAESEAEAPKAKPRPIVRLGIFLISHSCLFSVICCTAGVLTLLLLPVLAKNTYISENALMPGSANPMFSSQEVSEANRLVKSLTSLDSKPVGSGIESQRLIAEYMSDLGAEISYHKFYPRSNQFHPLHFFSYPDSGSARENVSCISHGLNTVGIIRAPRGDGKEAIVLVTPYNSLKVGLGEALSLGIAYSVFSLLTQVTWLAKDIIWLVADSRYGEYTAVDAWLRDYHMPVFSGLSALNAEICPVSNVRNELKENRATERKINDGFRRAGTMAAALVIKVTDGREHFEDSLSIYAEASNGQMPNLDLINIVNYLAVHRQGLRVKVEKMRSLINCRWLKILGEILQSLGHVAKSLNPQWKFGIPAADYVEGAATLASSLYYQALGVPTGPHGAFRDYEIDAITMEISSRVALNNKARKNDFLLRGGRLIEGVIRTVNNLLEKFHQSFFLYLLTSPSKFVSVGVYMIAFALLVASLPVVAASLYVDAYKVDPSFGIDKSTPQASATDELSITLRSCKWLNAAKKVFLVHLWGAVVSFLPYFICQIPSCTPTTSFVVWVLLSSFSLPILSLILGSSFSYGRASQLQKRDWTLLKSVTISAAFIGLCLMSVINFATAEIGALLVVPMCLMAQPLKLDIRSRSLRKFLRVACNLALGFLGFPPAGFFVLKGAFEGFGGITVGDFWNWLESIWSWSSATYLYIAGWFERTRS, encoded by the exons ATGGCCGAGAGCGAGGCCGAGGCCCCCAAAGCGAAACCACGTCCAATCGTGCGCCTCGGGATCTTCCTCATCTCCCACAGCTGCCTctttag TGTGATTTGCTGCACAGCAGGGGTTTTGACTCTTCTGCTGCTTCCTGTTCTCGCCAAGAACACCTACATTTCCGAGAATGCCCTCATGCCAG GTTCTGCAAATCCCATGTTCTCTAGTCAGGAAGTGTCGGAGGCAAATAGACTGGTGAAGAGCTTAACCAGTTTGGATTCGAAACCTGTGGGCAGTGGCAT AGAAAGTCAAAGACTGATAGCTGAATATATGTCTGATCTGGGTGCTGAGATTAGCTATCACAAGTTCTACCCTCGTTCGAATCAATTTCATCCACTGCACTTTTTCTCTTATCCTGATTCTGGATCGGCTCGGGAGAACGTCAGTTGTATATCGCATGGTCTTAACACTGTTGGAATAATAAGAGCGCCGCGTGGTGATGGGAAAGAAGCCATTGTCTTGGTGACGCCTTACAATTCTTTAAAGGTTGGTCTGGGCGAGGCTTTATCACTGGGCATCGCATACTCAGTGTTCTCCTTGCTAACCCAAGTTACTTGGCTGGCTAAGGATATTATATGGCTTGTTGCGGATTCAAGATATGGAGAATACACTGCTGTCGATGCTTGGCTAAGAGATTATCACATGCCAGTATTTAGTGGATTAAGTGCTCTAAATGCTGAAATTTGTCCTGTGAGTAACGTTCGTAATGAACTGAAAGAGAACCGTGCCacagaaagaaagataaatgatGGTTTTAGACGTGCTGGGACTATGGCTGCAGCCCTTGTAATTAAGGTTACAGATGGAAGAGAACATTTTGAGGATAGTCTTAGCATCTATGCAGAAGCATCCAATGGACAGATGCCAAACCTAGACCTTATCAATATCGTCAACTATTTAGCAGTTCATAGGCAAGGTTTGCGAGTAAAGGTGGAGAAAATGCGGTCTTTAATTAATTGCAGATGGCTCAAGATTCTGGGTGAAATACTCCAATCACTAGGACATGTGGCTAAAAGCTTAAACCCACAGTGGAAGTTTGGTATTCCAGCTGCAGATTATGTTGAGGGCGCTGCTACGCTTGCAAGTTCGCTGTATTACCAG GCTTTGGGCGTTCCCACAGGTCCTCATGGTGCTTTTCGTGATTATGAGATAGATGCAATTACTATGGAAATTTCTTCCAGAGTTGCTTTGAATAACAAGGCAAGGAAAAATGACTTCCTTCTCCGAGGTGGCAG GTTAATTGAAGGAGTTATACGAACAGTAAACAACCTCCTCGAGAAGTTTCACCAGTCATTTTTCCTGTACCTTTTAACATCACCTAGTAAATTTGTGTCAGTTGGAGTCTACATGATTGCTTTTGCACTCCTTGTGGCATCACTGCCGGTGGTTGCAGCTTCTCTATATGTTGATGCTTATAAAGTGGATCCTAGTTTTGGAATCGACAAGTCCACTCCTCAAGCCAGTGCTACTGACGAACTTAGCATCACTCTGAGATCATGCAAATGGCTTAATGCTgcaaaaaaagtgtttttagtTCACTTATGGGGTGCTGTTGTTTCGTTCCTTCCATATTTCATCTGTCAAATACCCAGTTGCACTCCAACGACCAGCTTTGTAGTCTGGGTTTTGCTCTCAAGCTTCAGCCTGCCAATCTTGAGCTTGATTTTGGGTTCTTCATTTTCCTATGGCAGGGCCTCTCAACTGCAAAAAAGAGATTGGACTCTCCTGAAATCAGTGACTATCTCAGCTGCTTTCATTGGTCTGTGCCTCATGTCAGTCATCAACTTTGCTACTGCCGAAATTGGGGCTTTACTAGTGGTCCCAATGTGTTTGATGGCTCAACCTTTGAAGCTTGATATTAGATCTAGAAGCCTGAGAAAATTTTTGAGGGTGGCTTGCAATCTGGCTTTGGGTTTTCTTGGGTTTCCACCAGCCGGGTTTTTTGTGTTGAAAGGTGCATTTGAAGGTTTTGGAGGCATTACCGTTGGTGACTTCTGGAATTGGTTGGAGTCCATTTGGTCATGGAGCAGTGCGACTTACCTCTATATAG CAGGCTGGTTCGAGAGAACTAGGTCATAG
- the LOC121250152 gene encoding glycosylphosphatidylinositol anchor attachment 1 protein isoform X1: protein MAESEAEAPKAKPRPIVRLGIFLISHSCLFSVICCTAGVLTLLLLPVLAKNTYISENALMPGSANPMFSSQEVSEANRLVKSLTSLDSKPVGSGIESQRLIAEYMSDLGAEISYHKFYPRSNQFHPLHFFSYPDSGSARENVSCISHGLNTVGIIRAPRGDGKEAIVLVTPYNSLKVGLGEALSLGIAYSVFSLLTQVTWLAKDIIWLVADSRYGEYTAVDAWLRDYHMPVFSGLSALNAEICPVSNVRNELKENRATERKINDGFRRAGTMAAALVIKVTDGREHFEDSLSIYAEASNGQMPNLDLINIVNYLAVHRQGLRVKVEKMRSLINCRWLKILGEILQSLGHVAKSLNPQWKFGIPAADYVEGAATLASSLYYQALGVPTGPHGAFRDYEIDAITMEISSRVALNNKARKNDFLLRGGRLIEGVIRTVNNLLEKFHQSFFLYLLTSPSKFVSVGVYMIAFALLVASLPVVAASLYVDAYKVDPSFGIDKSTPQASATDELSITLRSCKWLNAAKKVFLVHLWGAVVSFLPYFICQIPSCTPTTSFVVWVLLSSFSLPILSLILGSSFSYGRASQLQKRDWTLLKSVTISAAFIGLCLMSVINFATAEIGALLVVPMCLMAQPLKLDIRSRSLRKFLRVACNLALGFLGFPPAGFFVLKGAFEGFGGITVGDFWNWLESIWSWSSATYLYIGMVHLPCWVLCIHVLLHPC, encoded by the exons ATGGCCGAGAGCGAGGCCGAGGCCCCCAAAGCGAAACCACGTCCAATCGTGCGCCTCGGGATCTTCCTCATCTCCCACAGCTGCCTctttag TGTGATTTGCTGCACAGCAGGGGTTTTGACTCTTCTGCTGCTTCCTGTTCTCGCCAAGAACACCTACATTTCCGAGAATGCCCTCATGCCAG GTTCTGCAAATCCCATGTTCTCTAGTCAGGAAGTGTCGGAGGCAAATAGACTGGTGAAGAGCTTAACCAGTTTGGATTCGAAACCTGTGGGCAGTGGCAT AGAAAGTCAAAGACTGATAGCTGAATATATGTCTGATCTGGGTGCTGAGATTAGCTATCACAAGTTCTACCCTCGTTCGAATCAATTTCATCCACTGCACTTTTTCTCTTATCCTGATTCTGGATCGGCTCGGGAGAACGTCAGTTGTATATCGCATGGTCTTAACACTGTTGGAATAATAAGAGCGCCGCGTGGTGATGGGAAAGAAGCCATTGTCTTGGTGACGCCTTACAATTCTTTAAAGGTTGGTCTGGGCGAGGCTTTATCACTGGGCATCGCATACTCAGTGTTCTCCTTGCTAACCCAAGTTACTTGGCTGGCTAAGGATATTATATGGCTTGTTGCGGATTCAAGATATGGAGAATACACTGCTGTCGATGCTTGGCTAAGAGATTATCACATGCCAGTATTTAGTGGATTAAGTGCTCTAAATGCTGAAATTTGTCCTGTGAGTAACGTTCGTAATGAACTGAAAGAGAACCGTGCCacagaaagaaagataaatgatGGTTTTAGACGTGCTGGGACTATGGCTGCAGCCCTTGTAATTAAGGTTACAGATGGAAGAGAACATTTTGAGGATAGTCTTAGCATCTATGCAGAAGCATCCAATGGACAGATGCCAAACCTAGACCTTATCAATATCGTCAACTATTTAGCAGTTCATAGGCAAGGTTTGCGAGTAAAGGTGGAGAAAATGCGGTCTTTAATTAATTGCAGATGGCTCAAGATTCTGGGTGAAATACTCCAATCACTAGGACATGTGGCTAAAAGCTTAAACCCACAGTGGAAGTTTGGTATTCCAGCTGCAGATTATGTTGAGGGCGCTGCTACGCTTGCAAGTTCGCTGTATTACCAG GCTTTGGGCGTTCCCACAGGTCCTCATGGTGCTTTTCGTGATTATGAGATAGATGCAATTACTATGGAAATTTCTTCCAGAGTTGCTTTGAATAACAAGGCAAGGAAAAATGACTTCCTTCTCCGAGGTGGCAG GTTAATTGAAGGAGTTATACGAACAGTAAACAACCTCCTCGAGAAGTTTCACCAGTCATTTTTCCTGTACCTTTTAACATCACCTAGTAAATTTGTGTCAGTTGGAGTCTACATGATTGCTTTTGCACTCCTTGTGGCATCACTGCCGGTGGTTGCAGCTTCTCTATATGTTGATGCTTATAAAGTGGATCCTAGTTTTGGAATCGACAAGTCCACTCCTCAAGCCAGTGCTACTGACGAACTTAGCATCACTCTGAGATCATGCAAATGGCTTAATGCTgcaaaaaaagtgtttttagtTCACTTATGGGGTGCTGTTGTTTCGTTCCTTCCATATTTCATCTGTCAAATACCCAGTTGCACTCCAACGACCAGCTTTGTAGTCTGGGTTTTGCTCTCAAGCTTCAGCCTGCCAATCTTGAGCTTGATTTTGGGTTCTTCATTTTCCTATGGCAGGGCCTCTCAACTGCAAAAAAGAGATTGGACTCTCCTGAAATCAGTGACTATCTCAGCTGCTTTCATTGGTCTGTGCCTCATGTCAGTCATCAACTTTGCTACTGCCGAAATTGGGGCTTTACTAGTGGTCCCAATGTGTTTGATGGCTCAACCTTTGAAGCTTGATATTAGATCTAGAAGCCTGAGAAAATTTTTGAGGGTGGCTTGCAATCTGGCTTTGGGTTTTCTTGGGTTTCCACCAGCCGGGTTTTTTGTGTTGAAAGGTGCATTTGAAGGTTTTGGAGGCATTACCGTTGGTGACTTCTGGAATTGGTTGGAGTCCATTTGGTCATGGAGCAGTGCGACTTACCTCTATATAGGTATGGTTCACCTGCCATGCTGGGTATTGTGCATTCATGTTTTACTTCATCCTTGTTGA